Proteins from one Pseudomonas sp. KBS0710 genomic window:
- the bglX gene encoding beta-glucosidase BglX: MKKLCLLGLVATLASHPVWAETKPAALKDKDAFVSDLLKQMTLDEKIGQLRLISIGPEMPRELIRKEIAAGRIGGTFNSITRPENRPMQDAAMHSRLKIPMFFAYDVIHGHRTIFPISLALASSWDMDAIGRSGRIAAQEAAADSLDITFAPMVDISRDPRWGRTSEGFGEDTYLVSRIAEVMVKAFQGVSPANADSIMASVKHFALYGAVEGGRDYNVVDMSPVKMYQDYLPPYHAAIKAGSGGVMVALNSINGVPATANTWLMNDLLRKDWGFKGLAVSDHGAIFELIKHGVAKDGREAAKLAIKAGIDMSMNDSLYGKELPGLLKSGEIEQSDIDNAVREVLGAKYDMGLFKDPYLRIGKAEDDPADTYAESRLHRSDARDIARRSQVLLKNHNNTLPLKKTATIALVGPLAKAPIDMMGSWAAAGKPEQSVTLLDGMNAVIGDKGKIIYARGANITNDKAVVDYLNFLNFDAPEVVDDTRPAQVMIDEAVKAAKAADVVVAAVGESRGMSHESSSRTDLNIPQSQRDLIKALKATGKPLVLVLMNGRPLSIVDENKEADAILETWFAGTEGGNAIADVLFGDYNPSGKLPITFPRSVGQIPTYYNHLSIGRPFTPGKPGNYTSQYFDDVTGPLFPFGYGLSYTTFSLSDMALSSTTLNKTGKLDASVTVKNTGKVDGETVVQLYIQDVAGSMIRPVKELKNFQKVMLKAGEERTLHFTITEEDLKFYNTQLKFAAEPGEFNVQIGLDSQDVQQQTFELL, translated from the coding sequence ATGAAAAAGCTGTGTTTGCTCGGCCTTGTTGCCACTCTGGCCAGTCATCCCGTATGGGCAGAAACAAAGCCTGCTGCGCTTAAAGACAAGGACGCCTTCGTCAGCGACCTGCTCAAGCAGATGACCCTGGATGAAAAGATCGGCCAATTGCGCCTGATCAGCATCGGCCCGGAAATGCCCCGCGAACTGATCCGCAAGGAAATCGCCGCCGGGCGCATCGGCGGTACCTTCAACTCGATCACCCGTCCGGAAAACCGTCCGATGCAGGACGCGGCCATGCACAGCCGGTTGAAGATCCCGATGTTCTTCGCCTATGACGTGATCCATGGTCACCGCACCATCTTCCCGATCAGCCTGGCCCTGGCCTCCAGCTGGGACATGGACGCCATCGGCCGCTCCGGGCGCATCGCCGCCCAGGAAGCCGCCGCCGACAGCCTCGACATCACCTTTGCGCCGATGGTCGACATCTCCCGCGACCCACGCTGGGGCCGCACCTCCGAAGGTTTTGGTGAAGACACCTACCTGGTCTCGCGCATTGCCGAAGTGATGGTCAAGGCCTTCCAGGGCGTAAGCCCGGCAAATGCCGACAGCATCATGGCCAGCGTCAAGCACTTCGCCCTGTATGGCGCGGTGGAAGGCGGTCGCGACTACAACGTGGTCGACATGAGCCCGGTCAAGATGTACCAGGACTACCTGCCGCCGTACCACGCGGCGATCAAGGCCGGTTCCGGCGGTGTGATGGTGGCGCTGAATTCGATCAACGGCGTACCGGCCACCGCCAACACCTGGCTGATGAACGACCTGCTGCGCAAAGACTGGGGCTTCAAAGGCTTGGCGGTGAGCGACCATGGCGCGATCTTCGAGCTGATCAAGCATGGCGTGGCCAAGGACGGGCGTGAAGCGGCCAAGCTGGCAATCAAGGCCGGCATCGACATGAGCATGAACGACTCGCTGTATGGCAAGGAACTGCCTGGGTTGCTCAAGTCCGGCGAAATCGAGCAAAGCGACATCGACAATGCCGTGCGCGAAGTGCTCGGCGCCAAGTACGACATGGGCCTGTTCAAAGACCCGTACCTGCGCATCGGCAAGGCCGAAGACGACCCGGCCGACACCTATGCCGAAAGCCGCCTGCACCGCAGCGATGCGCGCGATATCGCCCGCCGCAGCCAGGTCTTGCTGAAAAACCACAACAACACCCTGCCGCTGAAAAAAACCGCGACCATCGCGCTGGTAGGCCCGCTGGCCAAGGCACCGATCGACATGATGGGCAGTTGGGCTGCCGCGGGTAAGCCTGAGCAATCCGTCACGCTGCTGGACGGCATGAACGCTGTAATCGGCGACAAAGGCAAAATCATCTACGCCCGTGGCGCCAACATCACCAACGACAAGGCCGTGGTCGACTACCTCAACTTCCTCAACTTCGATGCGCCGGAAGTGGTCGACGACACCCGCCCTGCCCAGGTGATGATCGACGAGGCGGTCAAGGCCGCCAAAGCAGCCGACGTAGTGGTCGCGGCCGTAGGCGAGTCCCGTGGCATGTCCCACGAGTCCTCCAGCCGCACCGACCTGAATATTCCGCAAAGCCAGCGCGACCTGATCAAAGCGCTCAAAGCCACCGGCAAACCGCTGGTCCTGGTGCTGATGAACGGCCGCCCGCTGTCGATTGTGGATGAAAATAAAGAAGCTGACGCGATCCTGGAAACCTGGTTTGCCGGCACCGAAGGCGGCAACGCCATCGCCGACGTGCTGTTCGGTGACTACAACCCATCCGGCAAGCTGCCGATCACCTTCCCCCGCTCGGTGGGGCAGATTCCGACCTACTACAACCACCTGAGCATCGGCCGGCCGTTCACCCCTGGCAAGCCGGGCAACTACACCTCGCAGTACTTCGATGACGTTACCGGGCCGCTGTTCCCGTTCGGTTATGGCCTGAGCTACACCACATTCAGCCTGTCGGACATGGCGCTGTCGTCCACCACCCTGAACAAGACCGGCAAGCTCGACGCCAGCGTCACCGTGAAAAACACCGGCAAGGTCGATGGCGAAACCGTTGTGCAGTTGTATATCCAAGATGTGGCCGGCTCGATGATCCGCCCGGTCAAAGAGCTGAAGAACTTCCAGAAGGTCATGCTCAAGGCCGGTGAAGAGCGCACGCTGCACTTCACCATCACCGAGGAAGACTTGAAGTTCTACAACACCCAGCTCAAGTTCGCGGCGGAACCGGGTGAGTTCAATGTGCAGATCGGGTTGGATTCCCAGGACGTGCAGCAGCAGACGTTTGAGCTGCTCTGA
- a CDS encoding phosphatidylserine/phosphatidylglycerophosphate/cardiolipin synthase family protein — protein MSGAVFPWRSANRFELLVDGPSFFPQMLVGIARAERQVDLELYLVEAGACAEAMVQALVQAAERGVQVRCLFDDYGSLAFTLGLRKRLTDAGVELRFYNRLSWRRWMRNLYRDHRKLLLIDQNIAVVGGTGVTDEFWTPGQEIADWHEVMVQISGPLVLDWQALFDRQWHANAARREWKPATHFGLPRLPKVPATGPGLGRVAYADARQHRDILQSLIRALNSSKSRIWLATPYFLPTWSVRRALRRAAGRGVDVRLLLTGPRTDHPSVRYAGHRYYPRLLRAGVQIFEYQPCFLHLKMVLVDDWVSVGSCNFDHWNLRFNLEANLEALDPELTLAVAGSFERDFVKSQAVSLEAWKARPLWRRVKQRVWGWIDRLVVNLLDRRG, from the coding sequence ATGAGCGGCGCAGTGTTCCCGTGGCGCAGCGCCAACCGCTTCGAGTTGCTGGTCGACGGGCCGAGTTTCTTCCCGCAGATGCTGGTGGGCATTGCCCGTGCTGAGCGGCAAGTCGATCTGGAGTTGTACCTGGTGGAGGCTGGCGCCTGCGCCGAAGCCATGGTTCAGGCATTGGTGCAAGCCGCTGAGCGCGGCGTGCAGGTGCGCTGCCTGTTTGATGATTACGGCAGCCTGGCCTTCACGTTGGGGCTGCGTAAACGTCTGACTGACGCGGGCGTGGAACTGCGCTTCTACAATCGCCTGAGCTGGCGCCGCTGGATGCGCAACCTGTACCGCGATCATCGCAAACTGCTGCTGATCGACCAGAACATCGCCGTGGTCGGCGGCACTGGTGTCACCGATGAGTTCTGGACGCCAGGGCAAGAAATCGCCGACTGGCATGAAGTGATGGTGCAGATCAGCGGCCCGTTGGTGCTGGACTGGCAGGCATTGTTCGACCGCCAATGGCACGCCAACGCGGCGCGCCGTGAGTGGAAACCTGCCACCCACTTCGGTTTGCCGCGTTTGCCCAAGGTGCCCGCCACCGGGCCTGGCCTGGGCCGCGTGGCCTATGCCGATGCCCGTCAGCACCGCGATATTTTACAGTCGCTGATCCGCGCGCTGAACAGCAGCAAATCGCGCATCTGGCTGGCCACCCCGTATTTTCTGCCGACCTGGAGTGTACGCCGTGCCTTGCGCCGGGCGGCTGGGCGCGGTGTAGACGTGCGGTTATTGCTCACTGGCCCGCGCACCGATCACCCATCGGTGCGTTATGCCGGGCACCGTTATTACCCGCGTTTGCTGCGCGCTGGCGTGCAGATCTTTGAATACCAGCCGTGCTTTTTGCACCTGAAAATGGTGCTGGTGGATGATTGGGTGAGCGTCGGCTCGTGCAATTTCGACCACTGGAATTTGCGCTTCAACCTTGAGGCCAACCTGGAAGCGCTGGACCCAGAGTTGACCCTGGCGGTGGCGGGCAGTTTCGAGCGCGATTTTGTAAAGAGCCAGGCGGTGAGCCTCGAGGCGTGGAAGGCGCGGCCACTGTGGCGGCGGGTGAAGCAGCGGGTGTGGGGCTGGATTGATCGGTTGGTGGTTAACTTGCTGGATCGGCGCGGCTGA
- a CDS encoding IclR family transcriptional regulator, which yields METGTVRSVERALAIVELLGEHQALGLEELHYLTRLPKATVSRMLLTLQEQGWVYRGLSDRRYRLRAQRLFGDTQQRFKRQVVESAAPWLLELSERTGLVVDLSCFDGERLEVMESAIPSVLRKLYPNNCQIVGQHASLFHSAMGKACLTQLPVEEVQRLAGRDHVAADEQVHTCEQTQHQGFGQRTEGYWEYPVRLPFLIRAVALPVQANGRLVGSMALHWPMHQAPVERVLNLHMASLEATVRDVQRALI from the coding sequence ATGGAGACAGGCACGGTACGCTCGGTTGAGCGCGCACTCGCCATCGTCGAGTTGCTCGGCGAACACCAGGCCTTGGGGCTGGAGGAGTTGCACTACCTCACACGCTTGCCCAAGGCCACGGTGTCGCGCATGTTGCTGACCTTGCAGGAACAGGGTTGGGTCTATCGCGGCCTCAGCGACCGCCGTTACCGCCTGCGCGCCCAGCGTTTGTTCGGCGACACTCAGCAACGTTTCAAGCGCCAAGTGGTGGAAAGCGCCGCGCCCTGGCTGCTGGAACTCAGCGAGCGCACCGGGCTGGTGGTGGATTTATCCTGCTTTGATGGTGAGCGCCTGGAAGTCATGGAAAGCGCGATCCCCAGCGTGTTGCGCAAGCTGTACCCCAACAATTGCCAGATCGTCGGCCAGCACGCCAGCCTGTTTCATTCGGCGATGGGCAAGGCGTGCCTGACGCAATTGCCCGTTGAAGAGGTGCAGCGTCTGGCGGGCCGCGATCATGTGGCGGCTGACGAGCAGGTGCATACCTGCGAGCAAACCCAGCACCAGGGGTTTGGCCAGCGCACTGAGGGCTATTGGGAATATCCGGTGCGCCTGCCGTTTCTGATTCGTGCGGTGGCCTTGCCGGTGCAGGCCAATGGGCGGCTGGTAGGCAGCATGGCGTTGCACTGGCCGATGCATCAGGCGCCGGTGGAGCGCGTATTGAACCTGCACATGGCCAGCCTCGAAGCGACGGTGCGCGATGTGCAGCGGGCGTTGATCTGA
- a CDS encoding YceI family protein gives MFNLKPLAFTLLTCAALPAHADWYLDNESSRLSFVTTKNTEIAEVHRFLVLHGKVDSKGAAQLEVEMESINSGIPLRDERMRNDLFQIKTFPEAQISTQINLQPINDLAPGAQIELRLPLSVTLHGKTQTYSAELLATRLDDRRFQVVTLEPVVLHAEDFDLVPGVAALRKAAGLASISLSVPVGAVLIFTAR, from the coding sequence ATGTTCAATCTCAAACCCCTGGCCTTCACGCTGCTGACGTGTGCCGCCTTGCCGGCTCACGCCGACTGGTACCTGGATAACGAATCCTCGCGCCTGTCGTTCGTCACCACCAAGAACACCGAGATTGCCGAGGTGCATCGCTTCCTGGTGTTGCACGGCAAGGTCGACAGCAAAGGCGCGGCGCAGCTTGAGGTCGAGATGGAGTCGATCAACAGCGGCATTCCGCTGCGCGATGAGCGCATGCGCAATGATCTGTTCCAGATCAAGACCTTCCCCGAAGCGCAGATCAGCACGCAGATTAATCTGCAACCGATCAATGACCTGGCCCCCGGCGCGCAAATTGAATTGCGTCTGCCACTGTCAGTGACTTTGCATGGCAAGACCCAGACCTACAGCGCCGAATTGCTCGCCACGCGGCTGGATGACCGGCGCTTTCAGGTGGTGACCCTGGAACCGGTGGTGCTGCATGCCGAGGATTTCGATTTAGTGCCGGGTGTGGCGGCGCTGCGCAAGGCGGCCGGCTTGGCGTCGATCAGTTTGTCGGTGCCGGTCGGTGCGGTGCTGATTTTCACGGCGCGCTGA